In a single window of the Papaver somniferum cultivar HN1 chromosome 8, ASM357369v1, whole genome shotgun sequence genome:
- the LOC113303713 gene encoding amidophosphoribosyltransferase 2, chloroplastic-like translates to MRIASPPMVASCYYGVDTPNAEELISKRLSIEETRKYIGCDLLAFLPFDSLTELLKEDSSGFCYACFTGNYPVSPERKAVKV, encoded by the coding sequence ATGAGAATCGCGAGTCCACCAATGGTTGCTTCTTgttattatggagttgatacaCCAAATGCAGAGGAGTTGATTTCGAAAAGGTTGAGTATCGAAGAAACTAGGAAGTACATTGGGTGTGACTTGCTTGCTTTTCTTCCATTTGATAGCTTGACGGAATTACTCAAGGAAGATTCGTCTGGTTTTTGCTATGCTTGTTTCACTGGGAATTACCCTGTTTCACCAGAACGCAAGGCGGTTAAAGTGTAA
- the LOC113303712 gene encoding amidophosphoribosyltransferase, chloroplastic-like: protein MAATNLSSVRSSISSSIQNPHYPLKTPVLVKPLLNLKPANPSSSSSLCQSLSITNQTQKSFNLSCKNQKPTSDFTIADNQDDDFDDKLREECGVAGIYGDPEASRLCYLALHALQHRGQEGAGIVTVDKGEFRLKPGVGLVSEVFNETELNKLPGDVAIGHVRYSTAGASMLKNVQPFIADCKFGSVGVAHNGNFVNYSSLRAKLEETGAIFNSSSDTEVVLHLIAHSKASNLLLSIIDACEQVKGAYSLVFVTKDKLVAVRDPHGFRPLVMGCRSNGSYVFASETCALDLIEATYEREVHPGEVIVVDKDGCESLYLAPRFERRACIFEHIYFSQPNSIVFGRSVYQSRREFGEILATEAPVDCDVVIAVPDSGVVAALGYATKAGVPFEQGLIRSHYVGRTFIEPTQKIRDFGVKLKLAPVRGVIEGKRVVVVDDSIVRGTTSSKIVRLLKEAGATEVHMRIASPPMVASCYYGVDTPNAEELISKRLSIEETRKYIGCDSLAFLPFDSLKELLKEDSSGFCYACFTGNYPVPPERKAVKV, encoded by the coding sequence atggcagcaacaaaTCTCTCATCTGTCCGATCATCAATATCATCTTCAATACAGAACCCTCATTATCCTCTCAAAACCCCAGTTTTGGTTAAACCCTTGTTGAACCTTAAACCAGCAAATCCAagctcatcatcatcattatgtcAATCACTCTCTATCACTAATCAAACCCAAAAAAGTTtcaatctttcttgcaaaaaCCAAAAACCCACATCTGATTTCACCATTGCAGATAAccaagatgatgattttgatgataaaCTTAGAGAAGAATGTGGTGTCGCTGGTATTTATGGCGATCCAGAAGCTTCCCGTCTTTGTTATTTAGCTCTCCATGCACTTCAGCATCGTGGACAAGAAGGTGCTGGTATTGTTACTGTTGATAAGGGCGAATTCAGGTTAAAACCTGGTGTTggtttagtttctgaagtttttAACGAAACAGAACTTAATAAATTACCTGGTGATGTAGCAATTGGTCATGTACGTTATTCAACTGCTGGTGCTTCGATGCTTAAGAATGTTCAACCTTTTATTGCTGATTGTAAATTTGGTTCAGTTGGTGTGGCTCATAATGGTAATTTTGTCAATTATTCTTCACTGAGAGCTAAGCTTGAAGAAACTGGTGCTATTTTTAATTCTAGTTCTGATACTGAAGTTGTTTTACATCTGATTGCTCATTCAAAAGCTTCAAATTTACTACTTAGTATTATTGATGCTTGTGAACAAGTTAAAGGTGCATATTCATTGGTATTTGTTACTAAAGATAAATTAGTTGCTGTTCGTGATCCTCACGGGTTCAGACCGCTAGTTATGGGTTGTCGAAGTAACGGTTCTTATGTTTTTGCTTCTGAAACTTGTGCATTAGATTTGATTGAAGCAACATATGAGAGAGAAGTGCATCCTGGTGAAGTAATTGTGGTTGATAAAGATGGTTGTGAAAGTCTTTATTTAGCGCCTAGGTTTGAACGAAGAGCTTGTATCTTTGAGCATATTTATTTTTCTCAGCCGAATTCGATTGTTTTTGGTCGATCAGTTTATCAATCGAGAAGAGAATTTGGTGAGATTTTAGCTACAGAAGCTCCTGTTGATTGTGATGTTGTCATAGCAGTGCCTGATTCAGGGGTTGTTGCTGCACTTGGGTATGCGACTAAAGCTGGGGTTCCATTTGAACAAGGTTTGATAAGATCACATTATGTTGGAAGAACCTTTATTGAACCGACACAGAAGATTAGAGATTTTGGTGTGAAATTGAAACTTGCGCCGGTTAGGGGTGTTATTGAAGGTAAaagagttgttgttgttgacgATTCAATTGTTAGAGGAACAACGTCTTCGAAAATTGTTAGGTTGTTGAAAGAAGCTGGAGCAACAGAAGTTCATATGAGAATCGCGAGTCCGCCAATGGTTGCTTCTTgttattatggagttgatacaCCAAATGCAGAGGAGTTGATTTCGAAAAGGTTGAGTATTGAAGAAACTAGGAAGTACATCGGGTGTGACTCGCTTGCTTTTCTTCCATTTGATAGCTTGAAGGAATTACTCAAAGAAGATTCATCTGGGTTTTGCTATGCTTGTTTCACTGGGAATTACCCTGTTCCACCAGAACGCAAGGCGGTTAAAGTGTAA
- the LOC113306872 gene encoding uncharacterized protein LOC113306872, whose product MDLFNLLIRKAPLFQHWLQEQRECSTCQVREETCYTSKSVCYCPVGSQGWSNSSRCSELSKQGIFQCNCKTVFHSSWSPSTHFPLESYCLGMTGQLPISMNLTIVSYNLDSIFYRQRSNSTTESRRGVK is encoded by the exons ATGGATCTATTCAACCTGTTGATAAG AAAGGCTCCTCTATTCCAGCATTGGCTTCAAGAACAAAGAGAATGTTCTACATGTCAAGTGAGGGAAGAAACTTGTTACACGAG CAAGTCAGTATGTTATTGCCCTGTTGGTTCCCAAGGATGGTCAAATTCCAGTAGATGTTCAGAGTTGTCTAAGCAAGGAATCTTTCAG TGTAATTGCAAGACAGTATTCCATTCTTCGTGGAGCCCTTCAACGCATTTCCCTCTGGAATCTTATTGTTTGGGTATGACCGGACAACTACCGATATCTATGAATCTGACAATTGTTTCTTATAATTTGGATTCTATCTTCTATAGGCAGCGGTCTAATTCCACGACGGAGAGTCGGCGTGGCGTAAAGTGA